In uncultured Trichococcus sp., the following proteins share a genomic window:
- a CDS encoding TIGR01906 family membrane protein: MAQKLKYFFGYTAIFLLVLSASVAFTINFTPLYSFDIDYLNIEQMTGFSKAVILDNYSILMQYLNFPWIAELKMPDFPASESGLFHFHEVKRLFLLDYAIMGVSAAATVLFLRMVKKEQGYWRMLNPLRLMIAAPLVALAVIFMNFDRLFVAFHGVFFNNNAWIFDARTDPIILALPQDFFMHCFVLVFVMLELVLVLLYFWVRRKVKMT, from the coding sequence ATGGCGCAGAAGCTGAAGTATTTTTTCGGATATACTGCCATTTTTTTGCTGGTGTTGAGTGCGAGCGTCGCTTTCACGATCAACTTCACACCGCTCTACAGCTTTGACATCGATTACCTGAACATCGAACAAATGACCGGATTTTCGAAAGCTGTCATTCTGGATAATTACAGCATCCTGATGCAGTATCTGAATTTTCCGTGGATCGCAGAATTGAAGATGCCTGATTTTCCTGCATCCGAAAGCGGACTTTTCCATTTTCATGAAGTGAAAAGACTTTTTCTGCTGGATTACGCCATAATGGGGGTATCTGCCGCCGCAACCGTGTTGTTTTTGCGGATGGTGAAAAAAGAGCAGGGCTATTGGCGCATGCTGAATCCGTTGCGCTTGATGATTGCTGCACCTTTAGTGGCTTTGGCTGTCATATTCATGAACTTTGACCGCCTGTTTGTCGCGTTCCACGGTGTTTTCTTCAATAATAATGCCTGGATCTTTGATGCCCGGACCGACCCGATCATTCTGGCGTTGCCGCAGGACTTTTTCATGCACTGCTTTGTGCTGGTCTTCGTGATGCTGGAACTAGTGCTTGTGCTGTTGTACTTCTGGGTACGCAGGAAAGTGAAAATGACATAA
- a CDS encoding MarR family transcriptional regulator produces the protein MSATDRDTLKALTVLFKSSQHVQDKLKKDMMKQGLNFSEFAVMELLYHKGEQPIQNIGKKVLLASSSLTYVVDKLESKGLVQRIPCATDRRVIFTAITEEGRKLMDRIFPLHAAYIADIFSVLSDKEVETFIDLAKRVGLHAENLEH, from the coding sequence ATGTCTGCAACAGATCGCGATACTTTAAAGGCCCTTACTGTGTTATTTAAATCATCCCAACATGTACAGGACAAACTGAAGAAAGATATGATGAAACAAGGTTTGAATTTCTCCGAATTCGCCGTGATGGAATTGTTGTACCATAAAGGGGAACAACCGATCCAAAACATCGGAAAGAAAGTCTTGCTTGCCAGCAGCAGTTTGACGTACGTTGTCGATAAATTAGAGAGCAAAGGGCTGGTGCAACGCATCCCATGTGCAACTGACCGCCGCGTTATTTTTACAGCCATTACCGAAGAAGGACGCAAATTGATGGACCGCATTTTCCCATTGCATGCTGCGTATATCGCAGATATATTTTCTGTCCTTTCAGATAAAGAAGTAGAAACGTTCATCGACTTGGCCAAAAGAGTTGGGCTCCATGCCGAAAACTTGGAGCACTGA
- a CDS encoding phosphatidylglycerophosphatase A produces MVKSDSELHARAVALMKERGVSVEDIADLVLHLQKPYVDNLTMEECIENVTAVFLKREVQNAIITGIEIDKLAEKGQLSQPLADIILNDEGLYGIDEILALSIVNVYGSIGFTNYGYIDKVKPGILQKLNDKSDSECHTFLDDIVGAIAAAAASRIAHDNPNKSDIMK; encoded by the coding sequence ATGGTCAAATCAGACAGCGAGTTGCATGCACGAGCGGTGGCTTTGATGAAAGAACGCGGCGTGAGCGTCGAAGATATCGCCGACCTCGTTTTGCATCTCCAAAAACCCTATGTAGACAACTTGACTATGGAGGAATGCATCGAGAACGTTACGGCTGTGTTCCTGAAACGAGAAGTCCAAAACGCAATCATCACCGGCATCGAAATAGATAAACTTGCAGAAAAAGGCCAACTCTCCCAACCACTGGCAGACATTATTCTGAATGACGAAGGCCTCTACGGTATTGATGAAATCCTTGCCCTTTCCATCGTCAACGTATACGGTTCTATCGGCTTCACGAACTATGGCTACATCGATAAAGTCAAGCCCGGCATCCTGCAGAAACTGAACGACAAATCCGATTCGGAGTGCCACACTTTCCTTGATGACATCGTAGGCGCCATCGCCGCAGCAGCCGCCAGCCGCATCGCCCACGACAACCCAAACAAAAGCGACATAATGAAATAG
- a CDS encoding arginine deiminase family protein, giving the protein MYVANGTGRLKKVLLSKPNHVHQAEQINEISKNWNLQNIDEGRVKKEFQDLHALYESLGISVELMEKDEILPHAVFARDFGGCVNEGYILGKFKNGIRLPESAAYEEKMAELGVPLLGEVSGMGVFEGGDFAFLDERTVAIGMLDRTNAEGFGQITDILKPLGYEVHPVEMDPRYLHLDMCFNLVAPKVAIGYTDLPEAFVALLKRMEIELITDDEPAIFRHGYNVQAIGCDEVISLAQNRRINEKMRKKGLTVHEIELTELLKLGGGIHCMTFPLRRMNA; this is encoded by the coding sequence ATGTATGTCGCAAACGGAACAGGCAGGCTTAAGAAGGTTCTGCTTTCAAAACCCAATCATGTCCATCAGGCAGAACAAATCAATGAAATTTCAAAAAATTGGAACCTACAGAACATAGATGAAGGACGCGTTAAAAAGGAATTCCAGGACCTTCATGCATTATATGAAAGTTTGGGCATTTCCGTCGAGCTGATGGAAAAGGATGAAATCCTTCCGCATGCCGTATTTGCCCGGGACTTTGGGGGCTGTGTGAACGAAGGCTACATACTAGGGAAATTCAAAAATGGGATCCGCTTGCCGGAATCAGCAGCCTACGAAGAGAAGATGGCCGAGCTGGGTGTTCCGTTATTGGGGGAAGTTTCAGGGATGGGCGTCTTTGAGGGCGGGGACTTCGCCTTTCTGGACGAACGCACCGTCGCCATCGGTATGCTGGATCGGACGAATGCGGAGGGATTCGGCCAGATTACGGATATCCTGAAGCCATTAGGTTATGAGGTGCATCCCGTTGAGATGGATCCGCGCTACCTCCATTTGGATATGTGCTTTAACCTGGTTGCTCCCAAGGTGGCGATCGGCTATACAGATTTGCCTGAAGCTTTCGTCGCGCTGTTGAAGCGAATGGAGATCGAATTGATCACAGATGACGAACCTGCGATTTTCCGCCATGGCTACAATGTCCAGGCGATCGGTTGTGACGAAGTGATTTCCCTGGCCCAGAATCGGCGCATCAATGAAAAGATGCGCAAGAAAGGACTCACCGTCCATGAAATCGAGTTGACGGAGCTGCTGAAATTAGGGGGAGGCATCCATTGTATGACCTTTCCTCTTAGAAGAATGAACGCATAG
- a CDS encoding HD domain-containing protein — MLEELAFEIAKAAHAGQTDKAGLDYILHPLQVAAEMTTDEEKAVALLHDIIEDTDVTANELLAKGLPDNVVEAVKALTKKHNQNYAAYLAGVKKNRLATAVKLADLKHNSDLSRLEKITQKDRERAEKYRKAIEYLSK, encoded by the coding sequence ATGTTGGAAGAATTGGCGTTTGAAATTGCGAAAGCAGCGCATGCCGGACAGACGGATAAAGCCGGTCTTGATTATATCCTGCATCCGTTGCAAGTGGCTGCAGAGATGACGACGGATGAAGAGAAGGCTGTCGCGCTGCTGCATGATATCATCGAGGATACGGATGTGACGGCAAATGAGTTGCTGGCGAAGGGTTTGCCGGACAATGTTGTCGAAGCTGTTAAAGCATTGACCAAAAAGCATAACCAAAACTATGCCGCATATTTGGCTGGCGTAAAAAAGAACCGGTTGGCCACTGCCGTAAAGCTGGCGGATCTGAAGCACAATTCTGATTTGAGCCGTCTGGAGAAGATTACCCAAAAGGACAGGGAGCGGGCAGAGAAATACCGCAAAGCGATTGAATATTTATCGAAGTGA
- a CDS encoding YbaN family protein, which translates to MKKYLYIGMGFLTFGLGTVGIFLPFLPTTVFYLMTGFFWVRSSDRLHQQFVESEKYKQYIEEPLAKKNITNPGMVRMFVMMLFVFAIPFALTDSAWLRIVLIIIYLAHLIGLTWHLRFRK; encoded by the coding sequence TTGAAAAAATACCTATACATCGGCATGGGGTTTTTGACGTTCGGTCTCGGGACTGTCGGGATATTCTTGCCGTTCCTGCCTACAACTGTCTTCTATCTGATGACCGGCTTTTTCTGGGTCCGCAGTTCGGACCGTCTGCATCAGCAATTCGTCGAATCGGAAAAATACAAACAATACATCGAGGAGCCGTTAGCAAAGAAAAACATCACGAACCCAGGAATGGTCCGGATGTTCGTGATGATGCTCTTCGTCTTTGCAATCCCTTTTGCGCTGACCGACAGCGCGTGGTTGCGTATCGTACTGATAATCATATACTTGGCCCACCTGATCGGGTTGACCTGGCATTTGCGGTTCAGGAAATAA
- a CDS encoding peptidase M20, protein MYERIKNLPQPQQIEALAKELVQIPSVNSSAHGEADLSRRVFEILSSFPYFQEHPELVWETPLENDPLQRRNVFAFLLKADSKKIVLLHAHIDTVGVEDFGKQKANAFSPDRLLRFFENYEADAEVQMDALSGKWAFGRGMLDMKSGMAVHLANLLHYSLNPEELPYNLLLMGNPVEENDHTGVIASLPELLAFKQKGYEFVIAVNTDFVSPLYEGDSTRYLYTGAAGKILPCFYIKGRETHVGSTLQGIDPTLLSSAINLAINTNPDLCELIDDEEVLPSSALQQRDCKDFYNVQTAKVAHLYFNTFLYERSVTEVLTVLRGAAEEAVREVTDKLDARLAEYRARVGVPIGTIEHEVKVLLFEEYLRECSQKGVDTVAIIADTLNKYGSEDKRAFGFRLVEALEHATGDDSAKVILFLAPPFCPHNGIEPDSSVDLAISAAMEKIGEEHGQTFKKRRFFPFLSDSSYLSMSETKEEILTLIQNFPGMESIYPLPTDDIQELSIPAVNLGVFGKGAHTWKERIHKPYSYEVLPQLIREVISNLSREEDHAENGKRLSRTVGKP, encoded by the coding sequence ATGTACGAGAGAATCAAAAATCTGCCGCAACCGCAGCAAATTGAAGCATTGGCAAAAGAACTCGTCCAAATCCCGAGCGTGAACAGTTCCGCTCATGGCGAAGCGGACCTCAGCAGACGGGTTTTTGAAATCCTGTCGAGTTTCCCTTATTTTCAGGAGCACCCCGAGCTGGTCTGGGAGACGCCGTTGGAAAATGACCCTTTGCAGCGGAGAAATGTGTTCGCTTTTCTCCTCAAAGCTGATTCGAAGAAGATCGTCCTGCTGCATGCCCATATCGATACGGTCGGCGTCGAGGATTTCGGGAAACAGAAAGCAAATGCCTTTTCGCCGGATCGTCTGTTGCGTTTTTTTGAGAATTACGAAGCGGATGCTGAAGTTCAAATGGACGCTTTGTCCGGGAAATGGGCATTCGGGCGCGGTATGCTGGACATGAAGAGCGGGATGGCCGTGCATCTGGCGAACCTGCTGCATTATTCATTGAATCCTGAAGAACTTCCATACAACCTGTTGTTGATGGGGAACCCCGTGGAGGAGAACGATCATACAGGCGTCATCGCTTCTTTGCCAGAGCTGCTGGCGTTCAAGCAGAAGGGATACGAGTTCGTCATTGCGGTCAACACCGATTTCGTTTCGCCCTTGTACGAGGGGGACAGCACGCGCTATCTGTATACGGGTGCCGCCGGGAAAATCCTCCCCTGTTTTTACATCAAAGGTAGGGAAACGCATGTGGGCAGCACGTTACAGGGAATCGATCCGACACTGCTGTCCAGTGCCATCAATCTAGCGATCAACACGAACCCCGACTTGTGCGAGCTGATCGACGACGAAGAGGTCCTGCCGTCATCCGCTCTCCAGCAGCGGGATTGCAAAGACTTCTACAATGTCCAAACAGCGAAAGTGGCGCATCTGTATTTCAATACTTTCCTCTACGAACGCTCCGTTACGGAGGTGCTGACGGTATTGCGCGGTGCAGCCGAGGAAGCCGTCCGGGAAGTGACGGATAAATTGGACGCCCGACTTGCCGAATACCGTGCCAGAGTCGGCGTCCCGATCGGTACAATCGAGCATGAGGTGAAAGTGCTGCTTTTCGAAGAGTATTTGCGGGAGTGTTCGCAAAAGGGCGTCGATACGGTTGCGATAATCGCAGACACGTTAAATAAATACGGCAGCGAGGACAAACGCGCTTTCGGCTTCAGGCTGGTCGAGGCATTGGAGCATGCGACAGGGGACGACAGCGCCAAAGTCATCCTGTTCCTGGCACCGCCGTTTTGTCCACATAATGGCATCGAACCGGATTCTTCGGTTGACCTTGCCATTTCAGCCGCAATGGAAAAAATCGGTGAAGAGCACGGCCAGACATTCAAAAAACGGCGCTTCTTTCCGTTCCTTTCCGACAGCAGCTACCTGTCCATGAGCGAAACAAAAGAGGAAATCCTGACATTGATCCAAAATTTTCCGGGCATGGAAAGCATTTACCCGCTGCCGACCGATGATATCCAGGAACTTTCAATCCCTGCGGTTAATCTGGGTGTGTTCGGAAAAGGGGCGCACACTTGGAAGGAAAGGATCCACAAGCCCTATTCCTATGAAGTCCTGCCCCAACTGATCCGGGAAGTCATTTCGAATCTATCCCGCGAGGAGGACCATGCGGAAAATGGCAAGCGATTATCCAGAACTGTTGGCAAGCCCTGA
- a CDS encoding metallophosphoesterase: MKKLHIYHINDLHSHFDNWPKIRRFLLEKKAFHEKNGEEVLLFDIGDACDRVHPLTEATNGKANIELLNQVPFDAVTIGNNEGIGNDKRQLDELYDDAEFPVVLANLYDPETDALPIWAQPYLIRTLSSGLKVGIIGLTAPLYLSYVPNGWDPKESDEVLPKILLKVAPSVDLIILLSHVGIIEDIHIGEMYRSIPIIIGAHTHHVLPEGKHVDESLLLGAGKFGKYIGHVTISYDSDRILDRKAELIEAADLPEKPGDAAEVAELQERGEALLEAIPIADNPVRLRADEGHINDLLLLGLDAVTEYADTPFGILNSGLFLADLPEGIITKNHLHQILPHPMRLLECTLNGRDFKAMIDEMESQREELMAKEITGMGFRGRIFGELCYRGFKVDPENGRVTVAGRELSDEEDITFVTVDHFRYITYFPTIENEGRSRLLFPYFLRDVVGLHLEDKFPITREK, from the coding sequence ATGAAGAAACTGCACATTTATCACATCAATGATCTGCATTCGCATTTCGATAATTGGCCGAAAATCCGGCGCTTTTTGTTGGAGAAAAAGGCCTTCCATGAAAAGAACGGAGAAGAAGTGCTGCTTTTCGACATCGGCGACGCCTGCGATCGGGTGCATCCTTTGACGGAAGCAACCAATGGTAAGGCTAACATCGAATTGCTGAACCAAGTTCCCTTCGATGCGGTGACGATCGGCAATAATGAAGGGATCGGCAACGACAAACGGCAGTTGGACGAACTTTATGATGATGCCGAATTTCCGGTTGTGTTGGCGAACCTCTACGATCCGGAAACGGATGCTCTTCCGATTTGGGCGCAACCGTATCTGATCAGGACTCTGTCGAGCGGTCTGAAGGTCGGCATCATCGGGCTGACGGCGCCGCTCTACCTCAGTTATGTTCCGAACGGTTGGGACCCTAAGGAATCGGATGAAGTCCTGCCGAAAATTTTGCTGAAAGTCGCGCCATCCGTTGATTTGATCATCCTTTTGTCGCACGTCGGCATCATCGAGGACATCCATATCGGCGAAATGTACCGTTCCATTCCGATCATCATCGGAGCGCATACCCATCATGTACTGCCGGAAGGCAAGCATGTGGACGAATCTTTGTTGCTGGGAGCGGGCAAATTCGGGAAATACATCGGCCATGTCACGATCAGCTATGATTCCGACAGGATTTTGGACCGCAAAGCCGAATTGATCGAAGCAGCGGATCTGCCGGAAAAACCTGGCGATGCGGCGGAAGTCGCGGAGCTGCAGGAGCGTGGAGAAGCGCTGTTGGAGGCGATTCCGATTGCTGATAATCCGGTCAGGCTGAGGGCGGATGAAGGCCACATCAACGACTTGTTGTTGCTGGGATTGGATGCCGTGACCGAATATGCCGATACGCCATTCGGCATTCTGAACTCCGGCCTGTTCCTAGCGGATCTGCCGGAAGGGATCATCACAAAAAATCATCTGCATCAAATCTTGCCGCATCCGATGCGTTTACTGGAATGTACGCTGAATGGTCGGGATTTCAAAGCCATGATTGATGAAATGGAATCGCAACGCGAAGAGCTGATGGCGAAGGAAATAACCGGTATGGGTTTCCGTGGAAGGATTTTTGGGGAGCTCTGTTATCGAGGTTTCAAGGTCGATCCAGAAAATGGGCGTGTGACCGTAGCCGGAAGGGAACTTTCCGATGAGGAGGACATCACCTTTGTGACGGTGGACCACTTCCGCTACATCACTTATTTCCCGACAATCGAAAACGAAGGCCGCAGCCGTCTACTGTTCCCGTATTTCCTTAGGGATGTGGTCGGTCTGCATTTGGAAGATAAATTTCCTATTACAAGAGAAAAGTGA
- a CDS encoding TIGR01457 family HAD-type hydrolase, translating into MKKYKGYLIDLDGTVYKGAERIPTAEVFVKQLQDKNIPFLFVTNNATKTATEVKENLLNNFQIDVTEDHIYTSAMAAVDHLNELNIGKKVLVVGEPSLKQEVQAAGFEMVDEDPDFVLQALDRGVTYQQLEAACLAIQKGAAFVATNPDTNLPTERGFIPGAGALTAFLKACTQTEPLIIGKPYPTIMAGAIKRMQLEKEDVIMVGDNYNTDILAGIHYGVDTLMVLTGFSQLVDIEGKDEQPTYIVNDLSEWEV; encoded by the coding sequence ATCAAAAAGTATAAAGGTTATTTAATCGATCTGGACGGAACCGTGTACAAAGGGGCCGAGCGCATCCCTACGGCGGAAGTTTTCGTCAAACAACTTCAGGATAAAAACATTCCGTTCCTGTTCGTCACGAACAATGCAACCAAGACCGCTACGGAAGTCAAAGAGAATCTGCTGAACAATTTCCAGATCGATGTGACAGAAGATCATATCTACACTAGCGCCATGGCGGCAGTGGATCACCTGAATGAATTGAACATCGGCAAAAAGGTGCTGGTCGTCGGTGAACCATCCTTGAAGCAGGAAGTGCAAGCTGCCGGCTTCGAGATGGTCGATGAAGATCCTGATTTTGTTCTGCAGGCGTTGGATCGCGGGGTTACGTATCAGCAATTGGAGGCAGCCTGTTTGGCCATCCAAAAAGGTGCGGCATTTGTTGCGACGAACCCAGACACCAATTTGCCGACCGAAAGGGGCTTTATTCCGGGAGCCGGTGCGTTGACCGCCTTTCTGAAAGCTTGCACCCAGACAGAGCCATTGATCATCGGAAAACCGTATCCAACGATCATGGCCGGCGCCATCAAAAGGATGCAGCTGGAGAAAGAAGATGTCATCATGGTCGGGGACAACTACAATACGGATATCCTGGCGGGTATCCATTATGGGGTGGACACGTTGATGGTACTGACAGGATTCTCGCAACTTGTTGACATTGAAGGCAAGGATGAGCAACCGACCTACATCGTCAATGATCTGTCCGAGTGGGAAGTGTAG
- a CDS encoding SemiSWEET transporter: MIGTIAGILTTLSFVPQVIKVLQTKDTKAISLGMYLMSVIGIFLWMTHGYIMGDMALLIANLITFCLALVILVAKLKYK, from the coding sequence ATGATTGGAACGATCGCAGGAATATTGACGACATTGTCATTCGTACCGCAGGTTATCAAAGTTTTACAGACAAAGGACACGAAGGCCATTTCGCTAGGGATGTACCTCATGTCAGTGATAGGCATCTTCTTATGGATGACGCATGGGTATATAATGGGGGATATGGCACTGTTGATCGCCAATCTCATCACTTTCTGCCTGGCCTTGGTCATTCTGGTTGCTAAATTGAAATATAAATAA
- a CDS encoding LysR family transcriptional regulator, with protein MEIRVLQYFLTIAREQSISGAAEFLHITQPTLSRQMKELEEELGKQLFIRGNRKITLTDDGMLLRKRAEEIIQLVDKTESEMRADDTEFSGDIYIGGGESEGMRIIARAITRAQTEHPLLKFHLFSGNAEDVTDRLDNGLLDFGVLVEPTNMTKYDFIKLPTKNVWGVLMRKDSPLADLESIAPKDLRGKPVICSNQMLVKNELAGWLGGNERSLNIVTTYNLLYNASLLVEENSHYALCLDGIIHTGEGSDLCFRPLEPKLEVGLHFVWKKYQVFSKASDYFLGLVQEEASSQSK; from the coding sequence ATGGAAATCAGAGTGCTGCAGTATTTTTTGACGATCGCAAGGGAACAGAGCATTTCGGGTGCAGCGGAATTTTTGCATATCACGCAGCCTACCCTTTCCAGACAAATGAAGGAACTGGAGGAGGAACTCGGAAAGCAACTTTTCATCAGAGGCAACCGCAAGATCACTTTGACGGATGACGGCATGCTGCTCAGAAAAAGGGCGGAGGAAATCATCCAACTCGTTGATAAGACCGAGTCTGAAATGCGAGCGGACGATACTGAATTCAGCGGGGACATCTATATCGGCGGTGGCGAATCCGAAGGGATGCGGATCATAGCCCGCGCAATCACCAGAGCCCAAACGGAACACCCGCTGCTCAAATTCCATCTGTTCAGCGGCAATGCCGAGGACGTTACGGACCGATTGGACAATGGTTTGCTGGATTTCGGCGTATTGGTGGAGCCGACGAACATGACCAAATATGATTTCATCAAGTTGCCGACAAAGAACGTCTGGGGCGTCCTGATGAGGAAAGACAGTCCACTGGCTGATTTGGAAAGCATCGCACCGAAGGATCTGAGGGGTAAACCGGTTATCTGCTCGAACCAGATGCTGGTCAAAAACGAACTTGCTGGTTGGCTCGGCGGCAATGAGCGCAGCCTGAACATCGTCACAACCTATAATCTACTTTACAATGCCTCCCTGCTCGTGGAAGAAAACAGCCATTATGCGCTGTGCTTGGATGGCATCATCCATACCGGCGAAGGTAGCGACTTATGCTTCCGTCCGTTGGAACCAAAGCTTGAGGTCGGCCTCCACTTTGTCTGGAAGAAATATCAAGTGTTTTCGAAAGCCTCGGATTATTTCCTGGGATTGGTGCAGGAAGAGGCAAGTTCCCAAAGCAAGTAA
- a CDS encoding YutD family protein → MDKKGLMDETLKTQVDSLLENLSEESEPETSERNEDEAIVKLLDDKRLLVGTQEYELSINHREGFDAEALAGRYTSILNKYDYIVGDWGYEQLRLKGFYRNNNSKVSQDKKISFLEDYLYEYCNFGCAYFVIEKTRAEKEKITKTKRNRKRKNREANRGDLPVEPTVQTAAQKTPTTTTKNKDTKNVERPKSQSRRKGFVIKDVNAKDAQPKDTAKTTTTRPAKGEKKSFQIKKIEQ, encoded by the coding sequence GTGGATAAAAAAGGATTAATGGATGAAACACTGAAGACGCAAGTGGATTCCTTGCTTGAAAACCTATCGGAAGAAAGTGAACCGGAAACCAGCGAGCGCAATGAGGACGAAGCAATCGTCAAGCTGTTGGACGATAAACGCCTTCTGGTGGGAACGCAAGAATACGAACTGAGCATCAATCACAGGGAAGGCTTTGATGCTGAAGCTTTGGCCGGAAGATATACGTCCATTCTGAACAAGTATGATTATATCGTAGGGGACTGGGGCTACGAGCAATTGCGCCTGAAAGGCTTTTACAGGAACAACAACAGCAAGGTTTCCCAAGATAAGAAAATCAGTTTCCTGGAGGATTATCTCTATGAGTACTGCAATTTTGGCTGTGCCTATTTCGTGATCGAAAAAACACGTGCCGAGAAAGAGAAAATCACAAAAACGAAGCGCAATCGTAAGCGAAAAAACCGTGAAGCCAACAGAGGGGATCTGCCGGTCGAACCGACTGTTCAGACAGCTGCCCAGAAGACCCCGACTACTACCACCAAAAATAAAGATACGAAAAATGTCGAGAGACCGAAAAGCCAAAGCAGAAGAAAAGGGTTTGTGATCAAAGATGTGAACGCGAAGGACGCTCAGCCGAAGGACACGGCAAAAACGACAACAACCAGACCTGCTAAGGGCGAGAAGAAAAGTTTCCAAATCAAAAAGATAGAGCAGTGA
- the ybaK gene encoding Cys-tRNA(Pro) deacylase — translation MKNKKITKTNAMRMLDKQKRAYTVHEYAWSEDHLDALSVLEKMSQDAGAVYKTIVAVGDKTGVVVGVIPAQNELDLKTFAKVSGNKRIEMLPLKDLEATTGYIRGGCSPIGMKKAFPTYLSHHILDEKSVLVSGGKRGTQIEISPADLIAVAHAKVEEITQEKDE, via the coding sequence GTGAAAAATAAGAAAATCACCAAAACAAATGCGATGCGCATGCTGGATAAACAGAAGCGCGCCTATACTGTCCACGAATACGCTTGGTCGGAGGACCACCTCGATGCGCTGTCGGTCCTTGAAAAAATGAGCCAGGATGCCGGCGCGGTCTATAAAACCATCGTGGCGGTAGGCGATAAGACCGGGGTCGTCGTCGGGGTCATCCCGGCGCAGAACGAACTGGACCTGAAGACTTTTGCGAAAGTCAGTGGTAATAAGCGGATCGAAATGTTGCCTTTGAAGGATCTGGAAGCGACGACCGGGTATATCCGGGGCGGCTGTTCGCCGATCGGGATGAAAAAAGCTTTCCCTACCTATTTATCGCATCATATCCTTGATGAAAAGAGCGTACTCGTGTCCGGAGGCAAACGCGGCACGCAGATCGAAATCAGTCCGGCTGATCTGATTGCCGTTGCGCACGCTAAAGTTGAAGAGATTACACAAGAGAAAGATGAATGA
- a CDS encoding LysR family transcriptional regulator gives MGLSHLRTFHYCATFLSFSKTAQHFALSQPAITKQIKKLESDLGQELFIRAGRKLFLTAAGEVLFEYSAQIFSLYEEAVDKMRNLSDKKRKLRIVGDLNYMKMNLSEFFAKAYERFPDIEIEIDTAENAKLIFSGVRDKQYDIGILSANYTTIGVRDKLLREDNICLVASTALASRMRGEPDLQPPLLFYKSESSYSSFLQEFMHRNGLSDQNRMTFNSLEMIRQALLKDAGVAILSEDVIKDDILAGRVIILSTPVESLKIKTRVIYRTDNPMLRSIEECLKLIVAETSKA, from the coding sequence ATGGGCCTATCACATCTACGGACGTTCCATTATTGCGCTACTTTTTTAAGCTTCTCCAAAACCGCCCAACATTTCGCACTGAGCCAACCGGCAATCACCAAACAAATCAAAAAGTTGGAATCGGATCTGGGGCAGGAATTGTTCATCCGGGCCGGCAGGAAACTGTTCCTGACAGCAGCTGGGGAAGTCTTGTTCGAGTATTCCGCCCAAATATTCAGCCTTTATGAAGAAGCGGTGGACAAGATGCGGAATCTATCCGATAAAAAGCGGAAGTTGCGGATCGTAGGGGATCTGAATTATATGAAGATGAACCTGTCGGAATTTTTCGCGAAAGCGTATGAGCGGTTTCCTGACATCGAAATCGAGATTGATACTGCCGAGAACGCCAAACTGATATTTTCAGGCGTGCGCGATAAGCAATACGACATCGGCATCCTCAGCGCCAATTACACAACGATCGGCGTGCGCGATAAGCTGCTCCGGGAAGACAACATCTGCTTGGTTGCTTCAACCGCTTTGGCCAGTCGCATGAGAGGAGAACCCGATCTGCAGCCGCCATTGCTGTTCTACAAATCAGAATCCTCCTACAGCAGCTTCCTTCAGGAATTCATGCACAGAAACGGACTGTCCGACCAGAATCGGATGACCTTCAACAGTCTGGAAATGATCCGCCAAGCCTTATTGAAGGACGCGGGTGTCGCCATCCTGTCGGAAGACGTCATCAAAGACGACATCCTGGCGGGGCGCGTCATCATTTTATCGACTCCGGTCGAATCATTGAAAATCAAGACGAGGGTAATCTACCGGACGGACAATCCGATGCTGCGCAGCATCGAAGAGTGTTTGAAGTTGATTGTCGCTGAAACGAGCAAAGCCTAG